The Pseudodesulfovibrio sp. zrk46 genome contains a region encoding:
- a CDS encoding ABC transporter permease: MFAFTIKRIAQAILVMLIISFIGFSIKNAFGDPVRELVGERVTPEERAKIRDQLGLNDPFMVQYGRFLKNATHGDLGRSFFFKKPVTEVIISKAPATIELVFCAALIIITLSVPLGIYSAIHPKRLFSRIVMGGSIVGVSIPVFLTAILLIYIFSVELHWLPSFGRGETVKVFGWWDSGLLTKDGLLHLIMPSIALSSIMLPLFIRLIRSEMMEVLESEYVKYAWAKGIKPRRVWWVHAFKNTLLPVITVGGVQLGIMVAFTILTETVFQWQGMGSMFIESVERADTALMVSYIVVVGFIFVVVNTIVDLIYGLVNPTVRVAGRK, encoded by the coding sequence ATGTTTGCATTTACAATTAAACGAATAGCCCAAGCGATTCTGGTCATGTTGATCATTTCGTTTATTGGGTTCTCCATTAAGAACGCCTTTGGCGATCCCGTACGAGAACTAGTGGGCGAGCGTGTCACCCCTGAGGAACGCGCCAAGATCAGAGATCAACTGGGCCTGAACGACCCATTTATGGTTCAGTACGGAAGGTTCCTGAAGAACGCCACCCATGGCGATCTGGGCCGTTCATTCTTCTTCAAAAAACCGGTGACCGAAGTCATCATTTCCAAAGCTCCGGCCACCATCGAACTGGTATTCTGTGCCGCGCTAATTATTATTACCCTGTCCGTACCACTTGGAATCTACTCCGCGATTCATCCTAAACGACTATTCAGTCGGATAGTCATGGGAGGATCAATCGTCGGTGTTTCAATACCAGTCTTTTTAACAGCTATCTTACTCATCTACATTTTCTCGGTTGAGTTACATTGGCTCCCATCCTTCGGACGAGGTGAAACCGTTAAAGTATTTGGTTGGTGGGACTCCGGCCTGCTCACCAAGGACGGCCTGCTTCATCTGATTATGCCGTCCATCGCCCTGTCTTCCATCATGCTGCCACTCTTCATCCGCCTCATTCGTTCCGAAATGATGGAGGTACTCGAGAGTGAATACGTTAAATATGCTTGGGCCAAAGGCATCAAGCCTCGCCGTGTTTGGTGGGTACATGCCTTCAAGAACACCCTGCTCCCGGTTATCACCGTGGGCGGCGTCCAGCTCGGTATCATGGTGGCATTCACCATTCTCACCGAGACCGTATTCCAGTGGCAGGGAATGGGCTCCATGTTCATCGAGTCCGTTGAGCGCGCCGATACCGCACTCATGGTATCCTACATCGTGGTCGTCGGCTTCATCTTCGTTGTCGTCAACACCATCGTTGACCTTATCTACGGCCTGGTTAACCCCACCGTACGCGTAGCGGGGAGAAAGTAG
- a CDS encoding ABC transporter permease: MRSRWQRFKESFFLYSFLRDPMAYVSFAILVVLIIGAFGAPILAPHDPYNPATIDIMDSELPPAWEADGTSKFLLGTDNMGRDMLSTMLYGMRISIIIGLGAVALQAFLGVVIGLLSGYIKRLDNIMMRIADVQLSFSTYMIAIFIGAIFQTMFGVANYEKIAAPLLILIIGLAEWPQYARTVRASVLAERRKEYVEAARVIGLSKIRIMWRHILPNTLSPVLVISTVQVANAIMSEAALSFLGLGMPMTKPSLGSLITAGFEYIFSGSWWITIFPGVLLVLLVLVINLLGDWVRDYLNPKLYKG, encoded by the coding sequence ATGCGTTCACGTTGGCAACGATTCAAGGAATCCTTCTTCCTTTACAGCTTCCTGCGGGACCCCATGGCGTACGTCAGCTTCGCCATTCTGGTTGTGCTCATCATCGGTGCGTTTGGTGCTCCTATCCTTGCTCCGCATGATCCGTACAATCCCGCAACCATCGACATCATGGACTCTGAGCTGCCTCCGGCATGGGAAGCAGACGGAACCAGCAAGTTCCTTCTCGGCACGGACAACATGGGCCGCGACATGCTCTCTACCATGCTCTACGGCATGCGCATCTCCATCATCATCGGTCTCGGCGCGGTGGCACTCCAGGCATTTCTGGGCGTAGTCATCGGCCTGTTATCTGGCTACATCAAGCGGCTGGACAACATCATGATGCGTATCGCGGATGTCCAGCTCTCATTCTCGACTTACATGATCGCAATCTTTATCGGTGCGATCTTCCAAACCATGTTCGGTGTGGCAAACTATGAAAAGATCGCCGCGCCGCTGCTGATTTTGATCATTGGCCTGGCCGAATGGCCGCAGTACGCCCGTACTGTTCGCGCCTCTGTTCTGGCTGAACGCAGAAAGGAATATGTGGAAGCCGCCCGTGTCATCGGCCTTTCCAAGATTCGCATCATGTGGCGTCACATCCTGCCCAACACCCTTTCTCCGGTGCTGGTCATCTCCACAGTTCAGGTCGCTAACGCCATCATGAGTGAGGCGGCCCTTTCCTTCCTCGGTCTCGGTATGCCCATGACCAAGCCCTCGCTTGGCTCGCTCATCACCGCCGGATTCGAATACATTTTCTCCGGCTCCTGGTGGATCACCATCTTCCCCGGCGTTCTGCTGGTGTTGTTGGTTCTGGTGATCAACCTCCTGGGCGACTGGGTCCGCGATTACCTCAACCCGAAACTGTACAAGGGGTAG
- a CDS encoding ABC transporter ATP-binding protein, whose amino-acid sequence MEQLLDINNLRVEFTLRDKTLRAVRDVSLSVGRGERLGIVGESGAGKSVLGFSIINLISKPGKITGGEIIFNGQDISKFSYDEMRKIRGNHISMIFQDPMMTLNPVFTIGTQMKETILAHMNVSDKEAEAICLDKLRKVYIPSPEKRLKQYPHEFSGGMRQRIVIAISLLTNPKLIIADEPTTALDVTIQAEIMDLLLELCKTENMGLILITHDLAVVSEVTQRIAVLYAGKVVEIGPTEQIINKPQHPYTQGLLQALPQMAGGNNRLNQIPGMMPSLFDMPSGCPFEPRCLEKLERCKHEIPDLRELKSGTSVACYERDGGE is encoded by the coding sequence ATGGAACAACTCCTTGACATCAACAACCTCAGAGTAGAATTCACCCTGCGCGACAAAACCCTGCGCGCCGTACGCGACGTCTCCCTTTCCGTAGGACGTGGCGAGCGCCTCGGCATTGTCGGCGAATCCGGCGCTGGTAAATCCGTGCTCGGCTTCTCCATTATCAACCTCATCTCCAAACCCGGTAAGATTACTGGCGGTGAGATCATCTTCAACGGTCAGGACATCTCCAAGTTCTCCTACGACGAGATGCGTAAGATTCGTGGAAACCATATATCCATGATCTTTCAGGACCCCATGATGACTCTCAATCCCGTTTTCACCATCGGCACCCAGATGAAGGAAACCATTCTGGCGCACATGAATGTTTCCGATAAAGAAGCTGAAGCGATCTGCCTGGACAAACTGCGCAAGGTATACATTCCGTCCCCGGAAAAGCGCCTCAAGCAGTATCCGCACGAGTTCTCCGGCGGCATGCGTCAGCGCATCGTCATCGCCATCTCGTTGCTTACCAATCCCAAGCTGATCATAGCGGACGAACCGACCACGGCTTTGGACGTTACCATTCAGGCCGAAATCATGGACCTGCTGCTTGAGCTTTGTAAGACGGAAAACATGGGTTTGATCCTGATCACCCATGACCTCGCCGTCGTCTCTGAAGTGACTCAGCGCATTGCCGTTCTCTACGCGGGTAAGGTCGTTGAAATCGGCCCCACCGAACAGATCATCAACAAACCACAGCATCCCTACACTCAGGGACTGCTTCAGGCCTTGCCTCAAATGGCAGGTGGTAACAATCGCCTCAACCAGATTCCCGGCATGATGCCGTCGCTCTTTGACATGCCCTCGGGCTGCCCCTTCGAGCCTCGCTGCTTGGAGAAGCTGGAACGGTGTAAGCACGAAATCCCCGATCTACGTGAACTGAAAAGCGGCACAAGCGTCGCCTGCTACGAACGTGACGGAGGGGAATAA
- a CDS encoding oligopeptide/dipeptide ABC transporter ATP-binding protein yields the protein MTKLLEINDVDKHFDISGSFLDQLRLEGGKISRKQTVVKAVNNVTLDVLPGETLSVVGESGCGKSTLARTVMGLYQPNKGEILYRGKRIDNLSSSQMKPYRTKMQMVFQDPYASLNPRMKVSEILEEPVKFHNPKLSRAEVKDTVAEVMLQVGVDPKWAANYPHEFSGGQRQRISIARALVLGPEFIAADEPIAALDVSIQAQILNLLMDAQEQRGLTYLFISHDLSVVEHISSRVAVMYLGCVCELAPAKELFSNPRHPYTQALLSAIPKLGGKAGGHTKLSGDVPTPINLPTGCVFHGRCPHANERCTQEIPARQDLDTGTIVACHAVEEGRI from the coding sequence ATGACGAAACTTCTCGAAATCAACGACGTCGACAAACACTTCGACATCTCCGGCTCCTTCCTTGATCAGCTTCGTCTTGAGGGCGGCAAAATCAGCCGCAAACAGACTGTGGTCAAGGCTGTGAACAACGTCACTCTGGATGTTCTGCCCGGCGAAACTCTCAGTGTTGTCGGCGAATCCGGTTGCGGCAAGTCTACACTTGCCCGTACGGTAATGGGACTCTATCAGCCTAATAAGGGCGAGATCCTATACCGCGGCAAGCGTATCGACAACTTGAGTTCCTCTCAGATGAAGCCTTACCGCACCAAGATGCAGATGGTCTTCCAGGACCCTTATGCCTCTTTGAATCCACGCATGAAGGTCAGTGAAATTCTGGAGGAGCCGGTTAAGTTCCATAATCCAAAGCTGTCTCGTGCCGAGGTTAAAGACACGGTAGCCGAAGTCATGCTGCAAGTTGGTGTTGACCCTAAATGGGCTGCCAACTACCCGCATGAATTCTCCGGTGGCCAGCGCCAACGTATCTCCATTGCGCGCGCTCTGGTCCTCGGCCCGGAATTCATCGCGGCCGATGAGCCCATCGCAGCACTCGACGTGTCCATTCAGGCGCAGATTCTGAACCTGCTTATGGATGCCCAGGAACAACGCGGGCTGACTTACCTGTTCATCAGCCACGACTTAAGTGTTGTTGAACACATCTCAAGTCGCGTGGCCGTCATGTATCTCGGCTGTGTGTGCGAACTGGCTCCGGCCAAGGAGTTATTCTCCAACCCGCGTCACCCATATACTCAGGCTCTGCTCTCAGCCATTCCTAAGCTGGGTGGTAAGGCTGGTGGACACACCAAGCTCTCCGGTGACGTTCCTACTCCTATCAACCTGCCCACAGGCTGCGTCTTCCATGGTCGCTGTCCGCACGCCAATGAACGGTGTACGCAAGAGATTCCTGCCCGACAGGATCTCGACACTGGAACCATTGTTGCCTGCCACGCAGTGGAAGAGGGACGCATCTAA
- a CDS encoding response regulator, which produces MRFLIVDDDESVHLYLETILAPHAECDFALTGEEGVEKFDSAYAEKRPYDVVMMDILMPGMDGHQAAEIMRSRERDKGVSDINQFKLVMVTSLVDDTNVSKAFFNTHAACYIVKPLDKEKVMEELRQNLIL; this is translated from the coding sequence TTGCGATTTCTCATTGTGGACGACGACGAAAGCGTTCACCTATACCTTGAAACGATTCTGGCACCACATGCCGAGTGTGACTTTGCCCTGACTGGTGAGGAAGGGGTAGAAAAGTTCGATTCGGCATATGCTGAAAAGCGTCCCTATGACGTGGTCATGATGGATATTCTGATGCCCGGCATGGACGGTCATCAGGCAGCTGAAATTATGCGCAGCCGAGAAAGGGATAAGGGCGTGTCGGACATCAACCAGTTCAAGCTGGTTATGGTCACCTCTCTGGTGGACGATACCAATGTGAGTAAGGCGTTTTTTAACACGCACGCCGCTTGCTACATCGTCAAACCATTGGACAAAGAGAAAGTCATGGAGGAACTCAGGCAGAACCTGATCCTCTAG